The genome window GCATTACAAATTAAGGGAAAGTAAAGTTTTTACTGGAAATTAGATGCGAAATCTCTGTAATTACATTCCCTGCCTTGTTTGTTATTGCCATTAATGTTAAAATAAAATGATAAGATAAATTATATACTGTCTGGAAGGTGGTCAATTTGAAAAAAATATTTGAAAAAATATTTGGTACCTATAGTGAAAGGGAAATAAAGAGAATAAAACCTATTGTAGATAAGATAGAATCACTTGAAGAAGAAATGAAGGGACTTACAGACGAACAACTAAAGGCAAAAACTGATGAGTTTAAAAATAGATTAAATAATGGAGAAACTTTAGATGATATATTACCAGAAGCATTTGCTGTAGTAAGAGAAGCTGCAGATAGAGTATTGGGTATGAGACACTATAGAGTTCAGCTTATAGGTGGTGTTGTCCTTCATCAAGGAAGGATAGCGGAGATGAAGACAGGTGAAGGTAAAACTCTAGTTGCTACTTTACCTGTTTATTTAAATGCCCTTACTGGAAAAGGGGTACATGTTGTAACTGTTAATGACTATCTAGCAAAAAGAGATAAGGACTGGATGGGAAAAGTTTATAGGTTCTTAGGTTTATCTGTTAGCTGTATAGTTCATGGTATGGATAATAAAGAGAGAAGAGAAGCATATAACTGCGACATAACATACGGGACAAATAACGAGTTTGGCTTTGACTATTTAAGGGACAACATGGTTATATACAAGAAGGAAATGGTTCAAAGAGAGCTTAACTATGCAATAATAGACGAGGTAGACAGTATATTAATTGATGAAGCAAGAACTCCCCTTATAATATCAGGTAGCGGAGATAAATCTACTAATCTATATCATATGGCAGATAAATTTGTTAGAACTTTAAAGGGAAGAAAATTAGACCCTAACGAGAAATCAAACGACTTATTTAGTCGTGTAAATAGAGAGATAAAAGAGGAAAAAGTTGACTTTGTAGTAGATGAAAAGGGAAATAACGTTACATTAACAGAAAAAGGTGTTGAAAAGGCAGAAAACTTCTTTAGTTTAGAGAACTTAGCAGACCCAGCAAATATGGAAATTTCCCATCATATAAACCAAGCGCTAAAAGCACATAATTTAATGAAAAGAGATAAAGATTATATAGTAAAAGATGGCCAAGTAGTAATAGTAGATGAATTTACAGGAAGACTTATGTTCGGTAGAAGATATAGTGATGGATTACATCAGGCTATAGAGGCTAAGGAAGGGTTAGACGTAAGAAGAGAATCAAAAACTTTAGCAACTATAACCTTCCAGAACTACTTTAGAATGTATAAGAAACTAGCTGGTATGACAGGTACTGCTAAGACAGAAGAAGATGAATTCAGAGAAATCTACGGTATGGATGTTGTGGAAATACCGACAAATAAACCTGTGATTAGAGAAGATTGTCCTGACGTGATATATAAAACACAAGAAGCTAAGTTTAAAGCAATAGCAGAAGAAATAAAGGAAAAGAATGAACATGGTCAGCCTGTACTAGTAGGTACAGTTTCAATTGAAAAATCAGAGCTACTTAGTAGAATACTTAAAAGAGCAGGAATAAAGCATGAAGTATTAAATGCTAAACACCACGAAAAAGAAGCAGAGATTGTTGCTCAAGCAGGTAGATTTAAAGCAGTAACTATTGCTACTAATATGGCTGGTCGTGGTACGGACATAGTATTAGGTGGTAACCCAGAGTTTCTTGCTAAAAATGATATGAAGAAAAAGGGATATAGTGATGAAATTCTAGCTCAAGTGGATAGTTTTAACGAAACAGATGACCCAGATATTTTAGAGGCAAGAAAGGTATATAATAAATTATTAGAAAAATCAAAGAAAGAAACTAAAGTTGAGCATGAAAAGGTAATTCAAGCTGGAGGACTTCACATTATCGGTACAGAAAGGCATGAATCAAGAAGAATAGACAATCAGCTTAGAGGTCGTTCAGGACGTCAAGGGGACCCAGGTTCTTCAAGATTCTATATTTCATTAGAAGATGACTTAATGAGATTATTTGGTAGCGATAGAATTAAGGGTATAGTAGAAAGCTTAGGTATGCCAGATGATGAGCCATTAGAGCATAATTTATTAACTAAATCAATAGAGACAGCACAGAAAAGGGTAGAAGGTAGAAACTTCAATATAAGAAAGCATGTGCTTCAATATGACGATGTTATGAACAAGCAAAGAGAAGTAATATATGCAGAAAGAAGAAAGGTACTAGAAGGAGAAAACTTAAAAGACAATATTTTAAATATGATTGAAAATATAATCGATAATGCAATAAACATATATACAGGGGAAATAAAATACCCAGAAGAATGGGATATCAAAGGATTAGAAAAATATTTATCTAATATATATTTACCTGAAGGTGCATTAAAGATAGATGATATAGAAAGTCTAACTAGAGAAGACTTAAAAGAAAAGCTGTTAAATGTAGCTAAAGAACTATATAAACAAAAGGAAAAAGAAGTAGGAATAGAGCAGCTAAGAGAACTAGAAAGAATAATACTTCTAAGGGTAGTAGATACAAAATGGATGGACCATATAGATGCTATGGACCAATTAAGACAAGGTATAGGACTTAGAGCATTAGGACAAGAAGACCCTGTAAGAGCATATCAAGTAGAAGGATTTGACATGTTTGAAGAGATGATTAAGAATATTCAAGAGGAAACAGTTAAGCATATATTCCACCTACAAAGAGCAGAAAAATTAGAGAGAAAAAGAGTGGCTCAAATAAAGACAGTAAATCATGGAGATAAACAACCTAAACAAAAGACAGTAGTAAAGGGTAAGAAAATAGGTAGAAATGATCCATGCCCATGTGGAAGTGGAAAGAAATATAAGAAATGCTGCGGGAGAAATGTGTAAATTGCAGGTACTGGGTACTAGGTGCTTGGTACTTGAGAAGTTAGTGGTAAGTAGTTAGTAGTTAGTGGTTGTTAAAGGTTAAAATGTAAAATTGGTCTAGCTATTAGCTAAAAATTCCTACAAGATGACTTAAAGAATAACGTGCAGGTAGACATACTAAAAGATATGATAACAGTTGTCGAGGTACGCCTACGTGCCTCGACTAAGTGACTTATTGAGGAACGAGGGCGTTCCTCAATAACGGTAACGAACTTGTACGCTGTACGTTTTTACGTTTACTTTTACATCTTCTTTTACACGGTACGTCGTACGTTGACTTGTACGCAGTGTAGCGAGTAGCGAAAGGCGAACAGCGAATGGCGAACAACGAATAGCGGAAGACGAAAGGAGTGCTACTAATGATAGAACTAGAAAGCTATCAAGATACGTTAGTAGAATTTAAAGAACAATTAAAAGAAATAGGTGTTTCACTTTGACATCGAAGGTATTAAAAAGGAAGTAGCTCAATTAGAAGCTGAGATGTCAAAGCCAGATTTCTGGAACGATAGAGAAAAGGCTCAAAAGATATCTCAGAAGGTAAAGAGTTTAAATGGTAAAATTAAAGAATATACCGATATATCAAATAGTATTGAAGATATAGAAGTATTGATAGAGCTTTCATTAGAAGAGCAGGATTCTTCATCGATGGATGAAATAAAAGAGGGTACTAAAGAATTAGAGAAAAGGATAAAACAGTTAAGAATCAATACTCTTCTTACTGGAGAATTCGATAGCAATAATGCCATTTTGTCTATACACTCTGGAGCAGGTGGATTGGAAGCTCAAGATTGGGCAGAAATGCTTCTTAGAATGTATACAAGATGGTGCGAAAGAAAGGGATACAATATTGAAACCCTTGATATTCTTAAGGATACAGAAGCTGGTATAAAAAGTGTTACTTTATTAGTAAAGGGTGTAAATGCTTACGGGTATTTAAAGGCAGAAAGAGGAGTTCATAGATTAGTAAGAATATCACCATTTGATTCTTCAGGAAGACGTCATACTTCATTTGCTTCTGTAGATATCATGCCAGAAATAGATGATGATGTAGAAATAGATATAGAGCAAAAGGACTTAAAAATAGATACCTATAGGGCAAGTGGTGCTGGAGGTCAGCACGTAAATACTACGGATTCAGCTGTTAGAATTACCCATATTCCTACAGGAATCGTAGTTCAGTGCCAAAGTGAGAGGTCACAGCATAGCAATAGAGCTACAGCAATGAAGATGTTAAAGGCGAAGCTTATAGAGCTTAAGGAAATGGAGCAAAAAGAAAAAATACAAGACCTTCAAGGAGATTATAGTCAGATAGCTTGGGGTTCACAGATAAGGTCATATGTATTCCATCCTTATAACATGGTTAAAGACCATAGAACAAATGTGGAAACGGGTAACGTTAATAGCGTTATGGATGGAGATATAGATATGTTTATAGATGAATATTTAAAGGATAAGGCGAAATAAAAGAAATTTAAAATTGAAAATTGAAAATGTAAAATAAAGAGCGTAAAGGAACGTACAAGTAGACGTACAAAACGACGTAAATGATGACGTTTAAATGCATGTTTTTTAGTTAAATCTAATAGCGAGTAGCCTAATCCTTTCTAATATTTTTTAGTAGTTAAAGTGACCTGAAAGCTAGACTTAAAACTACTAACAACGAACTATTAACTAACAAGGCGATAAAGTCGCCTTTTTTCACTATACAAAAATTTCAGAAAATAAAGAGGATTAACACAGTTTTTGTTGAATACTTATTATTGTACCTATGATAAAAGGACTGGATAAGGGGTGGGAATATGGGACTTTTTAAAAAGAAATGCAAATTAAAATTGCCAAAGAGTACGTATAAAAAGAAAAGCAAAAAAAGAACTTCAAAAAATATTTTTACTAGAAGTATGAGAAATCAAATTATGGCAGTAGTACTTATATTAACTATACTTCCTATAATATCTATTGGTATCATAAACTACTATGTAGACAATAGAGACTTACAACAGAACGTAGAAAAGTCTAATATAGCTATTGCAAAATCATTGGCAAGTCAGATAGATATTTTTATTACAAAGTCCTTTGATACATTAGAAACATTATCTACATCTATAAATATGGATAACATGAGTGAATTTGAAATAGGGAATATTATGATGACTGCAATTAATAATGTAGACCAGTTAAAAGTGTTATATATCTTTGACAACAATGGAAATGAGATAGTGTCCACAAGACATAAAAAGGACAAGCTTAATGTAAGTGACCAACAGTGGTTTTTAAAAGCTTCTAAAGGAGAAAATGCTGTTTCAGATTCCTATATAGATGATGCATCAAAATTACCGGGTGTTACTATTGCAATGCCTATCAAGAGTGTACTAGGTCAGCAAATCGGAGTTATTGCTGCTAAAATAGATTTAATAGAAATAGGTAAATTAGTATCTGACCAACAGATTGGTGAAAATGGAATATCGTACATAGTAGACAAAAAGGGAATAGTAATAGGACATAAGGATTTTAAGAACAAAGTCTTAGAAAGATATAATGTTAAAGAAAATAATATTGTAGGAGCTATAAATGCATTAAAAGGAACTACTGATGTAGAAAAATATACTGACGATAATGGAGAAACAGTTTTAGGAGCATATACAACAGTACCATCTACTGGATGGGCTGTAATAGTAGAGCAGGAAGAAAAAGAAGTAACAGAATTAGCATTAACAAATTTAAAAAGAACATTAATGATAAGTGGAATAGCTATAATTTTAAGTATAATTTTTTCAATAATTACAGCAGGCGTATTTACTCGTCCTATAGTTAAATTAGTAAAGGCTGCAGAAGAATTAAAGGAAGGGGACTTAACTAAATCAATAAAGAAAACATCTAAGAATGAGATTGGGGAGTTGCAGACCGCCTTTAATCAGATGGTCACCTCATTATATGACATCATTTTAAGCGTTAACGAAGTTGTTACTAATGTAAAACAGTCTTCTAAAAAATTAAAGCATAATGGTGAATTAACATTGAAAGCATCAGATGCAATATCTTCAGTAATTGAGCAGGTAGCTACAGGGGCACAAAATCAGTTAGCAAGTGTAGATGAAACAACTAATACTGTTAATGATATGGTCAATAGTGTAAAAGAAGTAGAAAAGAGTGCTGATAATATAAAACAGGCTGCAGAAAAGTCTTCGATAATTGCTAACAATGGTACTCAGAATATAGATAAAACTAAGGAAAGCATGAATTCAATAGCTAATAAGGTAAAGAGCTCAGCAGAAAAGGTATATAATTTGACAGAATACACTAAGGAAATAGGCAAAATAGTTACCTTTATAGATAATATTTCAAAACAAACTAATTTACTGGCTTTAAATGCATCAATAGAGGCTGCCAGAGCAGGAGAATATGGTAAAGGGTTTACTGTAGTAGCTGAAGAAGTTAGAACTCTTTCAGAACAAACTAGTGATGCGTCTAAGGATATAGTAGATATAATAAGTAAGATACAAAATGAAATGGACTCAGTAGTGGAATCTATGAATACAGGGTTAGAAGAAGTAGAAAAAGGCAGTGAAGTAATAAATGATACAACAGAGTCCTTTGAAGATATCCTACTTCAAACTAATAAAGTTACACAAGCAGTTAAAGAGTTTGGAAGTGTAATGAAAGAACTTTCAGAGGATACTCAAGATATAGAAAAATCTATTTTACAGGTAAGTGCTGTATCTGAGCAGACTGCATCAGGCACTCAGACTGTATTAGCAAATACAGAGGAACAGCAGGCAGCTATTATAAACATGAATGAATCAATAGAGCAACTTAATACAATGGCAGAGCAATTAGGGCAATTGATAAAGGGTTTCAAAGTAGAGTAAGTAGAAAAAGCGACTTAGTCGCTTTTTTCTTATATATATTTATTATATAATATGATAGAGAACAGAAGAGAGAAGGGGAGATAAACATGAATATTGTAGCAAAATTGGCCGAGGAGTTTAGCCTTAAAAAATATCAAGTAGAAAATACGATAAAGCTTATTGATGAAGGTAACACTATACCTTTTATAGCTAGATATAGAAAAGAACAGACAGGAGAACTAAGTGACGTTATATTAAGGGAATTAAACGATAGACTTACATATTTAAGAAATTTAGAATCGAGAAAAGAGGAAGTAATACGTTTAATCGACGAACAAGGGAAATTAACAGAAGAATTAAAGAAGGAAATTTTATCTGCAACAGTACTTCAAAGAGTAGAAGATTTATATAGACCATATAAGAAGAAAAAAAGAACAAGAGGTACAAAAGCAAAAGAAAAGGGCTTAGAGCCTTTAGCTGAAATTATAATGAAGCAAGAAACAACTACTGGCACTATAGAAGAAGTAGCTAAACCTTTTATAAATGAAGAAAAGGAAGTTTTAACTGTAGAAGATGCACTTCAAGGTGCTAAGGATATAATTGCAGAAATAATATCAGATAATGCTGAATACAGAAAGAGAATAAGAAGTGTATATTTCGACAAAGGTATAATACAAACTAAAGCTGTAGACGAAGAAGAAGTTACAGTTTATGAGATGTATTATGATTATACTGAACCAGTAAATAAAATTGCGAATCATAGGATATTAGCAATTAATAGAGGGGAAAAGGAAAAGAAATTAAGAGTAAAAGTAGTAACTCCAGATGAAGAAATAATAGAATACCTTAAAGGTCAAGTTGTTGAAAACTCACAAGCAATAACAACAGAACATTTAATAGAAGCAATAGAGGATTCATATAAAAGATTAATAGCACCTTCTATAGAAAGAGAAGTAAGAAGTACATTAACTGAAAGAGCAGAAGAAGAGGCTATAAAAGTATTTGCAAGTAATACTAAAAAATTATTAATGATACCACCTGTTGAAGACGTAAGGGTTTTAGCTATTGACCCAAGTTATAGAACAGGTTGTAAATTAGCTGTATTAGATGATACAGGTAAATTATTAGATTATACAACTATTTATCCAAATGAGCCTCAAAATGAAGTGGAAAAATCTAAAGAGACAATGAAGGAATTAATTGAAAAGTATGACATAGATATGATTTCTATAGGAAATGGAACAGCTTCAAGGGAAACAGAATTAATTGTAGCTGATATGCTTAAAGAAATAGACAAAGAAGTATATTACACAATTGTTAGCGAAGCTGGAGCTTCAGTTTATTCTGCCTCTAAACTGGCAGCAGAAGAGTATCCTGATGTAAATGTTTCAATAAGAGGAGCTATTTCAATAGGTAGAAGACTTCAAGACCCATTAGCAGAGCTTGTTAAGATTGACCCTAAAAGCATAGGGGTAGGGCAATATCAACACGACTTAAACCAAAAGAGACTAGGAGAAGCATTAAACGGAGTTGTTGAGGATTGTGTAAATAGTGTTGGAGTAGATTTAAATACTGCCACTCCTTCCTTACTTCATTATGTTTCAGGTATTACTCCAAGCATAGCTAAAAACATTGTTGCATATAGAGAAGAAAATGGAAAATTTACAAACAGAAATCAGTTAAAAGAAGTAAAAAGACTAGGTGATAAATCCTTTGAACAATGTGCTGGATTCTTAAGAATTAGAGATGGAGAAAATCTATTAGACAATACAGCTGTCCATCCTGAATCCTATGATATAACTATGAAATTGATAGAAAAACTAGGATTTACAAAGGAAGACATAAGACAAGGAAAACTTAAAAACATAGAGCAAAGAATTTTAGAATATGAAATAGAAGAAGATAGAGAAGAAGCTGTAGATAATAGTTTTAATAAAACATTAAAGAGTTTAGAAGAATTATCAAAAGTAAAGATTGGACATAATAAGAAAAATAGAAAAGTGTCAAGAACTGAAAAGCTAGAGAAGCGTATAGCTAAATTATCAGAACAATTAGAAGTGGGAGTACCAACTTTAAGGGATATTATACAAGAGCTTAAAAAGCCAGGTAGAGACCCTAGAGAAGAGATGCCAAAGCCTATATTTAGAAGTGATGTATTAAAGATGGAAGATTTAAGACCCAATATGGTGTTGACTGGAACTGTAAGAAATGTAGTTGACTTTGGAGCTTTTGTTGACATAGGAGTTAAGCAGGATGGATTAGTTCATATTTCTGAGATGAGTGATAGATTTGTAAAAAATCCAATGGATATAGTATCAGTTGGGGATATTGTAAATGTAAGAATTATTGATTTAGATATTGAAAGAGGTAGAATTTCATTGAGTATGAAGCAGGTATAGGAATTAATAGTTTAAAAAATAAAAAACGCTCATACACATAATAATTTGGAGAAAATCAAGCATTAAACCTACGAAAAAATTCTAATGCTCCAATGGTAACGTCCTGTTACCGTGTCGCGGATTTGACGTCCTGTCAAATCCACGAATTTTTTCTCATTTTTCTGCTGATTTTCTAAGCCAAATTACTATAAGGTATTCACTTATTTTTTATTTTTACATCAAGTGTAGCTCACATTTTAATGTGAGGTTACAATTGTAATTTTCAATTTTAAAACTAGAAAAAACATGGGATGAGATTTAAGGAACGAAAGGAGAAATTAAATGAGTAACAAAAGTAGAAATGATAGCCCAACGTATTATAGGTGGCTTGTTTGGGGAATACTTGCCCTTGCATATGTAATTGTATTTTTTCATAGAGTGGCAGCAGGAGTGGTAAGACAAGAATTAATACAGGGGTTCAATATAACTGATGTTGAGTTTGGTAACTTAGGGGCTATGTATTTTTATGCTTATACGATAATGCAGATACCATCAGGAATATTTGCAGATACTTTAGGAGCAAGAAAAACTGTAACTGTGGGTACATTATTAGCAGGAGTAGGCTCAATTATATTTGGAATTGCTCCAACAATTGGTTTAGCTTATATTGGTAGACTTGTAGTTGGATTAGGGGTTTCTGTTGTATTTATTTCGATATTAAAGGTTCTATCCCAGTGGTTTAGTGAAGAAGAGTTTGGAAGAATGTCTGGACTTACGTCTTTTGTGGGTAATGGAGGTGCATTACTTGCACAGTTTCCTTTAGTAGTTTTAGTATCCATTATTGGATGGCGATTATCCTTTGGAGTTATAGGAGTAATATCAGTTCTTATTGCAGTGTTGACATATATAATAGTTAGAAATAAACCAGAGGAAAAAGGATTTGAACCGGTTGTTATAGAACAGAATAAAAGAGATATAGATTTAAAAGAAAGTATAAAAATAGTATTTTCTAACCCTAGAACTTGGCCAGGATTTTTTGTATTCGGAGGAATGTTTGGCTCTGTCATAGCATTTATGGGGACATGGGGAGTTCCCTATATGATTCATGTTTATGATATAAGTAAGGCTAAGGCTTCTACATTTACTATGACTATGACAATAGGTATTATGATAGGAAGTTTGATTGTAGGATTTGTTTCAGATAAAATGGGTAAGAGGAAGCTTCCATTTTTCATATTTTCTGTTGTATATCTGTTTACTTGGATAGTGTTACTGTATATAAACCCTGGTAATATGCCTTTTACTTTGCTATATATCTTATTTTTCTTGATAGGATTTTCAGCATCAGGTTTCGTTCTCTCATGGGCTTCAGCTAAAGAAGTAAATCCTAGGGAATATGCTGGTATATCTACCGGTACAGTAAATATGGGAGGATTTTTATTTGCAGCTTTAATCCAGCCTTTAATAGGATATATACTTAACAAGACTTGGACTGGAAAAGTAGTAGAAGGTGTTAAGATTTATTCTGTACAATCATATAATACTGCACTTTTAGTGTGTTTAGTGGCAGCAGTAATTGGAGTTGTAGGAGTTTTATTTGTAAAAGAAACTAATTGTAGAAACATATATGAGGAGCTTAAGAAATAATAATTTATTATGGAATTATAAAAAACAAGGGGGTATTTTAATGTTACTTATTAAAAACGGTACAATTTATACAATGGCAGGAGAAATTATTGAAAATGGTAGTATATTAATAGAAAACGGTAAAATAAAAGAAATAGGCAAAGACATAGTTGCTCCATTAGATGTAGAAGTTATTGATGCAGAAGGAAAAATGGTTACACCTGGGTTTATTGATGCTCATTGTCATATAGGCCTTTTTGAAGACGGAATAGGCTTTGAAGGAGATGACGGTAATGAAATGGTAGATCCAGTTACACCACATCTAAGAGGAATAGATGGTATAAATCCAATGGACAGAACATTTGAAGAAGCTTATCAAGGTGGAGTTACTTGTGCAGCAACTGGCCCAGGAAGTGCAAATGTGATTGGAGGACAGTTTGCAGCTATTAAAACATACGGAAGAAGAATAGATGATATGATAGTTAAGGAACCATTGGCTATGAAAATAGCTTTTGGTGAAAATCCAAAGAGGGTATATAATGCTCAGAAAAAATCACCTATGACGAGAATGGC of Caldisalinibacter kiritimatiensis contains these proteins:
- a CDS encoding Tex family protein, with the protein product MNIVAKLAEEFSLKKYQVENTIKLIDEGNTIPFIARYRKEQTGELSDVILRELNDRLTYLRNLESRKEEVIRLIDEQGKLTEELKKEILSATVLQRVEDLYRPYKKKKRTRGTKAKEKGLEPLAEIIMKQETTTGTIEEVAKPFINEEKEVLTVEDALQGAKDIIAEIISDNAEYRKRIRSVYFDKGIIQTKAVDEEEVTVYEMYYDYTEPVNKIANHRILAINRGEKEKKLRVKVVTPDEEIIEYLKGQVVENSQAITTEHLIEAIEDSYKRLIAPSIEREVRSTLTERAEEEAIKVFASNTKKLLMIPPVEDVRVLAIDPSYRTGCKLAVLDDTGKLLDYTTIYPNEPQNEVEKSKETMKELIEKYDIDMISIGNGTASRETELIVADMLKEIDKEVYYTIVSEAGASVYSASKLAAEEYPDVNVSIRGAISIGRRLQDPLAELVKIDPKSIGVGQYQHDLNQKRLGEALNGVVEDCVNSVGVDLNTATPSLLHYVSGITPSIAKNIVAYREENGKFTNRNQLKEVKRLGDKSFEQCAGFLRIRDGENLLDNTAVHPESYDITMKLIEKLGFTKEDIRQGKLKNIEQRILEYEIEEDREEAVDNSFNKTLKSLEELSKVKIGHNKKNRKVSRTEKLEKRIAKLSEQLEVGVPTLRDIIQELKKPGRDPREEMPKPIFRSDVLKMEDLRPNMVLTGTVRNVVDFGAFVDIGVKQDGLVHISEMSDRFVKNPMDIVSVGDIVNVRIIDLDIERGRISLSMKQV
- the prfB gene encoding peptide chain release factor 2 (programmed frameshift), which translates into the protein MIELESYQDTLVEFKEQLKEIGVSLDIEGIKKEVAQLEAEMSKPDFWNDREKAQKISQKVKSLNGKIKEYTDISNSIEDIEVLIELSLEEQDSSSMDEIKEGTKELEKRIKQLRINTLLTGEFDSNNAILSIHSGAGGLEAQDWAEMLLRMYTRWCERKGYNIETLDILKDTEAGIKSVTLLVKGVNAYGYLKAERGVHRLVRISPFDSSGRRHTSFASVDIMPEIDDDVEIDIEQKDLKIDTYRASGAGGQHVNTTDSAVRITHIPTGIVVQCQSERSQHSNRATAMKMLKAKLIELKEMEQKEKIQDLQGDYSQIAWGSQIRSYVFHPYNMVKDHRTNVETGNVNSVMDGDIDMFIDEYLKDKAK
- a CDS encoding methyl-accepting chemotaxis protein, translated to MGLFKKKCKLKLPKSTYKKKSKKRTSKNIFTRSMRNQIMAVVLILTILPIISIGIINYYVDNRDLQQNVEKSNIAIAKSLASQIDIFITKSFDTLETLSTSINMDNMSEFEIGNIMMTAINNVDQLKVLYIFDNNGNEIVSTRHKKDKLNVSDQQWFLKASKGENAVSDSYIDDASKLPGVTIAMPIKSVLGQQIGVIAAKIDLIEIGKLVSDQQIGENGISYIVDKKGIVIGHKDFKNKVLERYNVKENNIVGAINALKGTTDVEKYTDDNGETVLGAYTTVPSTGWAVIVEQEEKEVTELALTNLKRTLMISGIAIILSIIFSIITAGVFTRPIVKLVKAAEELKEGDLTKSIKKTSKNEIGELQTAFNQMVTSLYDIILSVNEVVTNVKQSSKKLKHNGELTLKASDAISSVIEQVATGAQNQLASVDETTNTVNDMVNSVKEVEKSADNIKQAAEKSSIIANNGTQNIDKTKESMNSIANKVKSSAEKVYNLTEYTKEIGKIVTFIDNISKQTNLLALNASIEAARAGEYGKGFTVVAEEVRTLSEQTSDASKDIVDIISKIQNEMDSVVESMNTGLEEVEKGSEVINDTTESFEDILLQTNKVTQAVKEFGSVMKELSEDTQDIEKSILQVSAVSEQTASGTQTVLANTEEQQAAIINMNESIEQLNTMAEQLGQLIKGFKVE
- the secA gene encoding preprotein translocase subunit SecA, whose amino-acid sequence is MKKIFEKIFGTYSEREIKRIKPIVDKIESLEEEMKGLTDEQLKAKTDEFKNRLNNGETLDDILPEAFAVVREAADRVLGMRHYRVQLIGGVVLHQGRIAEMKTGEGKTLVATLPVYLNALTGKGVHVVTVNDYLAKRDKDWMGKVYRFLGLSVSCIVHGMDNKERREAYNCDITYGTNNEFGFDYLRDNMVIYKKEMVQRELNYAIIDEVDSILIDEARTPLIISGSGDKSTNLYHMADKFVRTLKGRKLDPNEKSNDLFSRVNREIKEEKVDFVVDEKGNNVTLTEKGVEKAENFFSLENLADPANMEISHHINQALKAHNLMKRDKDYIVKDGQVVIVDEFTGRLMFGRRYSDGLHQAIEAKEGLDVRRESKTLATITFQNYFRMYKKLAGMTGTAKTEEDEFREIYGMDVVEIPTNKPVIREDCPDVIYKTQEAKFKAIAEEIKEKNEHGQPVLVGTVSIEKSELLSRILKRAGIKHEVLNAKHHEKEAEIVAQAGRFKAVTIATNMAGRGTDIVLGGNPEFLAKNDMKKKGYSDEILAQVDSFNETDDPDILEARKVYNKLLEKSKKETKVEHEKVIQAGGLHIIGTERHESRRIDNQLRGRSGRQGDPGSSRFYISLEDDLMRLFGSDRIKGIVESLGMPDDEPLEHNLLTKSIETAQKRVEGRNFNIRKHVLQYDDVMNKQREVIYAERRKVLEGENLKDNILNMIENIIDNAINIYTGEIKYPEEWDIKGLEKYLSNIYLPEGALKIDDIESLTREDLKEKLLNVAKELYKQKEKEVGIEQLRELERIILLRVVDTKWMDHIDAMDQLRQGIGLRALGQEDPVRAYQVEGFDMFEEMIKNIQEETVKHIFHLQRAEKLERKRVAQIKTVNHGDKQPKQKTVVKGKKIGRNDPCPCGSGKKYKKCCGRNV
- a CDS encoding MFS transporter, with the translated sequence MSNKSRNDSPTYYRWLVWGILALAYVIVFFHRVAAGVVRQELIQGFNITDVEFGNLGAMYFYAYTIMQIPSGIFADTLGARKTVTVGTLLAGVGSIIFGIAPTIGLAYIGRLVVGLGVSVVFISILKVLSQWFSEEEFGRMSGLTSFVGNGGALLAQFPLVVLVSIIGWRLSFGVIGVISVLIAVLTYIIVRNKPEEKGFEPVVIEQNKRDIDLKESIKIVFSNPRTWPGFFVFGGMFGSVIAFMGTWGVPYMIHVYDISKAKASTFTMTMTIGIMIGSLIVGFVSDKMGKRKLPFFIFSVVYLFTWIVLLYINPGNMPFTLLYILFFLIGFSASGFVLSWASAKEVNPREYAGISTGTVNMGGFLFAALIQPLIGYILNKTWTGKVVEGVKIYSVQSYNTALLVCLVAAVIGVVGVLFVKETNCRNIYEELKK